TGTTTCAATCCCTCATAGGTAGGCTCAAAACCGCGCCGGCGAGCGCTCCTTCGCCCTGCACGACGGGACGTTTCAATCCCTCATAGGTAGGCTCAAAACGCGGGTGGAGGAGTACGGGGAGTGGGCGCTGGAGTTGTTTCAATCCCTCATAGGTAGGCTCAAAACATGTGATCGGCGATAGCATGGCAACCCTCATTAAAAGTTTCAATCCCTCATAGGTAGGCTCAAAACGCCCTGCTATGAGCGCTCGTGCCACGGCTTCGTTGCTCAGTTTCAATCCCTCATAGGTAGGCTCAAAACCCGGATAGCGTGGCAACAGACCATACCCGGCGTACTTCGTTTCAATCCCTCATAGGTAGGCTCAAAACGCGTCGGCGAGGTGGATGCGCACGACTAGAGGCCCATGTTTCAATCCCTCATAGGTAGGCTCAAAACCGCGCGGGCGCTCGACGTGGTGATCACGCCGGAGGAGTTTCAATCCCTCATAGGTAGGCTCAAAACTTGCTCTTCCCAGCTCTCGCCGCGAAAGACGGGGAGAGCTTCTCTCCGTTTCAATCCCTCATAGGTAGGCTCAAAACCGCCCGCCAAAGAGCGGCGAGAAGGTCATCCTCATGGAGTTTCAATCCCTCATAGGTAGGCTCAAAACACCGCGAGAAGGAGGGAAACGACATGAACGCGAGAAGTTTCAATCCCTCATAGGTAGGCTCAAAACTCGGGGTCAGGGACGAAGACGTACCCGTCTGGAAGGGTTTCAATCCCTCATAGGTAGGCTCAAAACGAAGCTCTTTATCATGCTGGTAGTGTAATGCACCGCAGTTTCAATCCCTCATAGGTAGGCTCAAAACTGTCAAGATAGAATTAGAAAAATCCAGGAAATTCTTGTTTCAATCCCTCATAGGTAGGCTCAAAACTCCGGAGGATAGACGAGCGCTATAAGCGCCGTCACCAGTTTCAATCCCTCATAGGTAGGCTCAAAACTCCCCGACGAGGGAGAGACCATCGACCTCTACCTGCAGTTTCAATCCCTCATAGGTAGGCTCAAAACCCGCTCGGATTCGTGCCGATTCCGTACGTGCGGTCGCACGTTTCAATCCCTCATAGGTAGGCTCAAAACCGTCTCTCCCGAGGGCGAGGGGATCCGCGTGCCCGCGGCGTTTCAATCCCTCATAGGTAGGCTCAAAACCGTCGGGGTCGCAGCGGCTTCCGGGAGTTATCGTCGTTTCAATCCCTCATAGGTAGGCTCAAAACGTCCCTCCCCGGCCCCGCAGCCGAAACCGGCAAAGTATGTTTCAATCCCTCATAGGTAGGCTCAAAACGAGCTTCGATCTCGAGGGCCTCTTCCTCTTCGTAGGAAGTTTCAATCCCTCATAGGTAGGCTCAAAACCGATTGACCGCTCGTTATACGGCCAGTCTCCGGCGTGCGTTTCAATCCCTCATAGGTAGGCTCAAAACGCAACCCGCGCTGGCGTCTCCCTCAGCCCCTCGCGCGCGTTTCAATCCCTCATAGGTAGGCTCAAAACCGCGCCTGTGCGTCTCGCCTTTCTTCGCGTAGTAGTAGGTTTCAATCCCTCATAGGTAGGCTCAAAACTTCGTTAGACGGCATGTTTCTCCTTCCCTGACTCAATGTTTCAATCCCTCATAGGTAGGCTCAAAACAAACCCGCACCGCCCGTTCGACAGATGCGTCCATCCTGTTTCAATCCCTCATAGGTAGGCTCAAAACGCGACGCGACCGAGGAGGACATTCGACGGACGCTGGAGTTTCAATCCCTCATAGGTAGGCTCAAAACGCGTCGAAGAGGCCGGCGAGGAAGCCCGGCACCTCAGTTTCAATCCCTCATAGGTAGGCTCAAAACTCGTCTTGGATTTAAGACGGCGGGTCATCGGGGGAAGGGTTTCAATCCCTCATAGGTAGGCTCAAAACCCGCAGCCTCCCCCCGCAGCAGTAGCAGAAGAGCGGGGTTTCAATCCCTCATAGGTAGGCTCAAAACCCGTAGCCGTTGGAGTCGAAGGTCTTGAGCAGCCGCGGGTTTCAATCCCTCATAGGTAGGCTCAAAACGCGCTCCACCTTCCGCCACGCCCTGCGCGCGGAGATCGTTTCAATCCCTCATAGGTAGGCTCAAAACTGGTTCCGGGGATGGGCGAAGGGTTTGATCCTGGGCGAGTTTCAATCCCTCATAGGTAGGCTCAAAACGCGGAGCGAGCGCGAGACGTGGGAGGTCGCCCAGCTGTTTCAATCCCTCATAGGTAGGCTCAAAACATGCGCATCGAGAGACCCGGCTCATCGTTGCAGAAAAGTTTCAATCCCTCATAGGTAGGCTCAAAACCCTTTGAGCGCACCCTGGACGACTAGCGGACCGTTTACGTTTCAATCCCTCATAGGTAGGCTCAAAACAGGTTCGCTATCTTCGCGTTTGTTATGGCCGCATCGGGTTTCAATCCCTCATAGGTAGGCTCAAAACTCGTGAGCTCTATACCGTCAGCGGTCATCTTGGCCCGTTTCAATCCCTCATAGGTAGGCTCAAAACGTGAAGGAGGAGCAGAGGCGGCATGCGCGGCTGCTGTTTCAATCCCTCATAGGTAGGCTCAAAACGGGTTCGTAGCAACTTGGTTGCCAATATGCTATCCTCCGTTTCAATCCCTCATAGGTAGGCTCAAAACGCGAAGCGGAAGCTCTCCCCCAACGCCAAGGCGGTGCTGTTTCAATCCCTCATAGGTAGGCTCAAAACCCCACGCCCAAATGCCGGTTTTGCAGCTATTTTGCTGATTCCTCCTTTCTCCCGTGACTTTCTTGCTCTTAAACTTGATTATAGAGCAAAGCGCTTGGGTAAGCCAGATCTTCGTGCGTCGATCTCCGGAGTGTGATGCGCTATCGGAGGTCGACGCGACTACAGGAAGCTGGTCTCCTGCTCTGGGCGGGAGGGGAGTCCGAGCTCTTCGGTGGAGAGGTATCTCGTGCTGCGGAGCAGGTAGAAGCGCACGGCGTCTTCCTCGGGGTCTATGGCCTTGCTCACCTCGTGCTTGAGCTTCTTGTACTGTGCGGGGCTGAGTTCACCTTCGAGGACGGAGTTCTGGACGTGCTCGAGGTACTTGCGGCCTATCTTGAGCACTTTGACCACGCGCTTTACGTTGACGTCGTATACCATGATCACGTACACGCGCTCCTACCACCGGCTTACGAACGGCTCGTAAGGCTCGTCACCCATCAGGTGTTTCTCGAGTTTGTAGAGCTCCATCCGTATGAGGCGCCGATAGGAGACCGGGCGACCGAGTTTCGGGTGTTTGATGGTTTCTTTCAGGCGCGCCTCGTACGCTTCGATGAACGTTTTGCGTCCGTTTTCGTTCAGGAAGACCCCTTCCGTTCCCTTCAGGAAGTGCTTTGCCTGTATCGTACCCCGGTTGAGCAGGGAGAAGATCACCCGGTCCACGATGACGGGTTTGAAGATCTCGGCCACGTCGAGGTTGAGCGTGTAGCGGCGCTGGTTGGTGGTGTGCAGGTACCCGATGCGCGGGTCGAGGTGTGTGCGGTATATCTCGGAGAGCGCGGTGACGTAGAGCAGGCTGTTGCCGAAGGAGACGAGCGCGTTGATCCTGTTCGCCGGAGGGCGGCGGGTGCGCTTCTCGAAGCGGAAGTCTCCGCTCTTTACGATCTCGTCCCAGCAACCGTAGTACAGATCTCGGCAACCGCCCTCGAGCGCCATCAGTTCCTCCGTCGTGAGAGCCAGCGGGAGAGCCTCCTTCTTCGCCGCCAGCCCGGAGAGGGCGTCTTCCAGCTGTACGCCGCGCCGCGCGTAGTAGCCGAGCACCCGCTCCATGTTCGATATCGCCCCGCGCACGAAGGTTCGGGCCAGCTCGATGCGCTTCTCCGGATCGAGGTAGTGGGAGGCCTGCTGGAGCGTCATGTATCCCGAGGAATACTGCTCGCGCGGCATGTACGAGCCTGACCAGTAGCCGTAGTAGTTGTAGACGTGCAGCGGGATGGCGTTCTGCGAGAGGAAGACCAGGAGCTTGGTGTTCACCGAGATCTCGCCGAAGACGTGGATCTCACCCGTCGTCTCCACCGGCACGAATCGCCTGCCTCCGTCCGCCAGCGTGAAGCGCAGCGTGTTCTGCTGACGTTGCAGTTCTCCGGCGTTGAAGATGTAGACCGGCTTTTTCATCCGGGCTCCTCAGTGTAGACCACGCTCTATGTCATCGATGACGAATGTTTCGTTCTCGTAGTGGCCGAACAGACGGCGCTCATCATCCGACCAGACGTCGCATTCGTGCGTGGAGGGTGGTTTGGGATTACCCTTGAGCTGCTTGAAGTCGAGGCTCTTCAAATTCTCTCGTTTGCCGCGCACCCTCAGGCTGAGCTCGTCGAGTCGTTCGTTGAGCGTGGCGAGCCTGTCAGGAGAGAGGTTGAGCCCCCTGACCTTCTTGCGAAAGTTCGAGGAGTACCGGAGCCCCGGCAGGGGATCGAGAAGCCTCTCCAAGTACAGGCTCCACTTGCTCCTCTGCCACACGAGCTGGCCCCACTCCGAGAGAATCGCTTTCTGCCCGTCGTCGAAGAGCAGGATCTCGGGGAGCCCACGGCATTCCTCAAGCGGAAGCTCCTCTGCCAGACCCAATCGCCTGAAGATCTGCTCGTGTTTTCGGATCAAATCCCCGGTTTCCAGACTTACCGGCAGGCGGGGGATGGTGATGAGTGAGGAGCCCGTCTCGAAGATGTAGAACATCTCGTCTGCATGGAACATTCCGAGGGTCTGCATAAACCCCTGGATGCTCTTGAAGCCACCGGTGAGATTGAAGACGATGCGGTAACCGCTCTCCCTATATCCTGGAAGCGTCTGCTCGCAGCGCAGGACGAGATCCGCCATGGCGTGGCGGAAGTCTTCTCGGTCCCGGGTTGTGAGGCCCCCGGGAGACCACACCTGGACTGAGAAACCGCGGCTCTGCAGCCATTCATCTATGATCTCTCCGATACGGCGGCCGAGATAGGTGTCGCTGGTGAGCAGTATGTGCGCATCTGGCCTTCCCGGGCTGGGTTTGAGGTCGCCGCCGAAGTAGGTTATGAGGCCGTTCAGCTCAGCGCTGAGGCTCCTGATCTCATCGAGGTTCTTCGTTCCAGAGAGTAGCCGGCTGCGCTCATCTATGTGCTGGTCGAGTAGCTCCTTGTCTTGGGCAGAGAGATCTCGCTCGGTGTGGTTGGCGAGCTGATTGATTCGTGCCCGCACCTCCTGATCGACGCCGTTCGTGAGCAGACTCGTGCCACAGGTGGTGAGCACGAGCCTGTTCTTACTCTCAGCCATCTCCATGCTCTTTCCTTATCCTGAGCCATCTCTTGGCGAGCTCCCGCTGTCGGGGTTTATGCTTCGGTTTGCCTTTCTTGCCCTTGGTTGCGTCTGGGTTCTTCAAAACATCGCCGTAGTGTTGTTGCATGAATTCGTTGAAGAGCTCTATGGCGTCGCGTTCGGGTTCTGATTCCAGCCGATCCATCCAGCCCTCTATGACACCCTGTTGACTGAAGGCTTCTCTTTGCTCTCGCCAGCGACCCTCAACGCTGGCACGGAAGAGCTCTGCGTAAAGCCCGGACTTGTCTCGCGTCTGCTCTTCTACCTCTCTCCTCTGGCGCTCTTCCTCCTCACGTTTTTGCTTCTCGGCCTGCTCCTTCTCGCGCGCTCTCTCGAAGCGCTCTCTGGCCTCTACGTCCTCGGCGAACCTGCCGTAACCGACGGCGGTCTTGGCTCCTGCTCCGATCCACTCGAGCGCCTCCGCGAGCCACCCCTTTACGGTCCTGCAGTCTTCGGCGTACTCGGGCTTACGCGGCAGGATGCCGAAGACGAAGCTCGCCCCCGCCTTTACGACGAGGAATGGGATCGGGTTCGGACTGTGCCAGTCGGCGGGAGGCTCATCTCCCTGATAGTACGGCACATAGTGCGGGGTCATGATATCCGCCTTGAGGGAGACCGGAGCGGTAGGGAGGGCATCGAGAAAGACGACCGAGCCCGCGTGGAACGCTCTGTCGTTTTTGCCCTCGCTTCCGAAGATGCGCTTTATTTGTGCTCTCTCCACTCCCTCGGCCCACTGCATGGCCCACGCCCTTACAGCCCCCTTGATGGAGGAGCCTGGCAGGTAGGGGGTGCCGAGAGTGTGGTGCCAGGTGAAGCCGTTCTCGACCGGGTGTTGCCGGCCCAGCCCGGTCACGAAGTCCGACTCCAGCCTGTAGTGGAGCACCTCGCCACCCTTACCCTCCACCAGACGGGCCAGGCGCATTTCGGCTGCCCTGAGCAGCTCTCTGTCGCCGCAGGGTTTTTCGGTTACGGTCTTTATCCAGTCCTGTTTGGGGTTTATGGTCTTCCTGTCTTTCCCCCGGACTATGGTGAATGCTTCGAGGCTCCAGGCTTCAAGCCCGTGTTTCTGAGGATCTTTGCACCACTCGTTGCAGAACTTGTCGTACCAGAGACCGGCGTTGCCCCCTTCCCAGCTCAGTTTGCCCTGGGCTTCCCTGTAGAGCGGGCGCATCACTCCTCCCCCCTCTCGCCTTCGAGGAAGGCATCGGCGAACTTCTTGAGCCACGTGAGATAGGCGAGGGCCTCGGCCTGCGCGCGGAGGTAGTCGTCCTGTGAGCCCTCCGTGATGTTCTTCAGCAGATCGCCCCGCGGATAAGGGCTCTCTGCGTCGCCGCCGCAGAGCCAGCCGGAGAGGTGTTCGTAGAGCTGGAGATAGCCCTTGCGGTCTTTGCGGGACAGCGCGGTAGCCGCAGCCTGTCCGAGTCCGCCCGACAGGATGGCCGCCGGAAGGGCGCTGACGTAGCTCTTGTAGTTGCCGTACCCGTCTTTCCCTCTCTTCTGCA
The Rubrobacter xylanophilus genome window above contains:
- a CDS encoding putative CRISPR-associated protein, with the translated sequence MAESKNRLVLTTCGTSLLTNGVDQEVRARINQLANHTERDLSAQDKELLDQHIDERSRLLSGTKNLDEIRSLSAELNGLITYFGGDLKPSPGRPDAHILLTSDTYLGRRIGEIIDEWLQSRGFSVQVWSPGGLTTRDREDFRHAMADLVLRCEQTLPGYRESGYRIVFNLTGGFKSIQGFMQTLGMFHADEMFYIFETGSSLITIPRLPVSLETGDLIRKHEQIFRRLGLAEELPLEECRGLPEILLFDDGQKAILSEWGQLVWQRSKWSLYLERLLDPLPGLRYSSNFRKKVRGLNLSPDRLATLNERLDELSLRVRGKRENLKSLDFKQLKGNPKPPSTHECDVWSDDERRLFGHYENETFVIDDIERGLH
- the cmr6 gene encoding type III-B CRISPR module RAMP protein Cmr6 yields the protein MRPLYREAQGKLSWEGGNAGLWYDKFCNEWCKDPQKHGLEAWSLEAFTIVRGKDRKTINPKQDWIKTVTEKPCGDRELLRAAEMRLARLVEGKGGEVLHYRLESDFVTGLGRQHPVENGFTWHHTLGTPYLPGSSIKGAVRAWAMQWAEGVERAQIKRIFGSEGKNDRAFHAGSVVFLDALPTAPVSLKADIMTPHYVPYYQGDEPPADWHSPNPIPFLVVKAGASFVFGILPRKPEYAEDCRTVKGWLAEALEWIGAGAKTAVGYGRFAEDVEARERFERAREKEQAEKQKREEEERQRREVEEQTRDKSGLYAELFRASVEGRWREQREAFSQQGVIEGWMDRLESEPERDAIELFNEFMQQHYGDVLKNPDATKGKKGKPKHKPRQRELAKRWLRIRKEHGDG
- the cas1b gene encoding type I-B CRISPR-associated endonuclease Cas1b, which encodes MKKPVYIFNAGELQRQQNTLRFTLADGGRRFVPVETTGEIHVFGEISVNTKLLVFLSQNAIPLHVYNYYGYWSGSYMPREQYSSGYMTLQQASHYLDPEKRIELARTFVRGAISNMERVLGYYARRGVQLEDALSGLAAKKEALPLALTTEELMALEGGCRDLYYGCWDEIVKSGDFRFEKRTRRPPANRINALVSFGNSLLYVTALSEIYRTHLDPRIGYLHTTNQRRYTLNLDVAEIFKPVIVDRVIFSLLNRGTIQAKHFLKGTEGVFLNENGRKTFIEAYEARLKETIKHPKLGRPVSYRRLIRMELYKLEKHLMGDEPYEPFVSRW
- the cas2 gene encoding CRISPR-associated endonuclease Cas2 — translated: MYVIMVYDVNVKRVVKVLKIGRKYLEHVQNSVLEGELSPAQYKKLKHEVSKAIDPEEDAVRFYLLRSTRYLSTEELGLPSRPEQETSFL
- the cmr5 gene encoding type III-B CRISPR module-associated protein Cmr5, with amino-acid sequence MAEERTLEQRRAAHALAKITELQKRGKDGYGNYKSYVSALPAAILSGGLGQAAATALSRKDRKGYLQLYEHLSGWLCGGDAESPYPRGDLLKNITEGSQDDYLRAQAEALAYLTWLKKFADAFLEGERGEE